CTCGAAGCGAAGATCGGTTGCGGTGACGATCTCGTCGTAGCCGTTTGCCATTGACCATTCGATGATGCCGGCAAACATGGTGAGCGTTGCGAGATGCAGTTGGCCTCCTGCCCTCCTCGTCGGCAATGTCGTCTCGACGCAGAAGCGTGAGCTTTCGACCATTGCCGTGGTAGCGCTGAGAGAGCCGGCTGCCAGCAATTGCGGGAACGTCCGCTCCAGCATGGTCGGGCCTGATGCGGGTAAGAGCCGCGCGCAGCCGACCACCCTCTGCCCACTGAGCGTCGCGAGGATATAGGTAGGGCTGAGGGCGTCGTACTGATCCCGTT
This genomic stretch from Allorhizobium ampelinum S4 harbors:
- a CDS encoding acyl-homoserine-lactone synthase; the protein is MLILTVSPGQYEHQTTYLKQMHRLRAEVFGNRLEWDVAIEDGGERDQYDALSPTYILATLSGQRVVGCARLLPASGPTMLERTFPQLLAAGSLSATTAMVESSRFCVETTLPTRRAGGQLHLATLTMFAGIIEWSMANGYDEIVTATDLRFERILKRAGWPMTRLGEPVVIGNTVAVAGHLPADRMSFERVCPPEYRSIIADDNGRPFRSAA